From the Desulfovibrio sp. X2 genome, one window contains:
- a CDS encoding VOC family protein, with translation MDPMHTHGAFSWNELMTTDVEAAKKFYAALFGWTYEEMVIGGNSPMAGGTYTSAKVGESWAGGMMSMPAGEHNIPPHWGSYVTVDNVDDTLSLVEKHGGRVLVPAFDVPDVGRMGVFQDPQGAVLCIAAYSMP, from the coding sequence ATGGATCCCATGCATACGCACGGCGCGTTTTCCTGGAACGAACTGATGACCACGGACGTGGAGGCGGCCAAGAAATTCTATGCCGCGCTCTTCGGCTGGACCTACGAGGAGATGGTCATCGGCGGGAACAGCCCCATGGCGGGCGGCACCTACACCTCGGCCAAGGTGGGCGAGAGCTGGGCGGGCGGCATGATGTCCATGCCTGCAGGCGAGCACAACATCCCGCCGCACTGGGGCAGCTACGTCACCGTGGACAACGTGGACGACACCCTCTCGCTGGTGGAGAAGCACGGCGGCCGCGTCCTGGTCCCGGCCTTCGACGTGCCCGACGTGGGCCGCATGGGCGTGTTCCAGGACCCGCAGGGCGCGGTGCTGTGCATCGCCGCCTATTCCATGCCCTAG
- a CDS encoding nickel-dependent hydrogenase large subunit — protein MSGNKASGRITIDPVTRIEGHLKIDVELKDGVVSNAWSSAQLFRGLELIVKGRPPDDVHNYVQRTCGVCTTTHSLVSIRAVENAMGLKPPVAAELVRLLILGTLVVHDHLVHFYHLHSLDFFDMADALKADPVAAARLAGEVSGREAQPGDYFVVQSRLKKFVGSGQLGWLSNAYSLGGHPSYRLSPEENLVLAANYLQALRVQANIAKSMAIFSGKNPHSQTMRVGGVTCYDSLRPERLAEFRALHEESLEFINHNYVGDLTILGRRYPEAAAYGRTTNFLDFSDFYDPETGKNPFFRGGIMWARDFRRVEEFDPGEIKEHVTRGWYKPSPPAHPYDGVTDPDYTGYDPDGRYSWAKAPRYKGEPMETGPLARRAMAYARGDKETVNRLNAWFSACRLEPENLFSTMGRTAARMVEAVILANRIPGWLDELEARAKAGPVEIFKPWKMPDSARGVGFCAVTRGGLSHWIRIEKGRTANYQLVVPSTWNLGPRCAAGKLSPVEESLVGVSVADSDRPVELLRTVHSFDPCIACAVHLIEADKADATRIIRVV, from the coding sequence ATGAGCGGGAACAAGGCGTCAGGCCGCATCACCATAGATCCTGTCACGCGCATCGAGGGGCACCTGAAGATCGACGTGGAGCTGAAGGACGGCGTCGTCTCCAACGCGTGGTCCAGCGCCCAGCTCTTCCGCGGGCTCGAGCTCATCGTCAAGGGACGGCCGCCCGACGACGTGCACAACTACGTGCAGCGCACCTGCGGGGTCTGCACCACGACCCATTCCCTGGTCAGCATCCGCGCCGTGGAGAACGCCATGGGGCTGAAACCTCCGGTCGCGGCGGAGCTCGTGCGCCTGCTGATCCTCGGAACCCTCGTGGTGCACGACCATCTCGTGCATTTCTACCATCTGCACTCGCTCGACTTCTTCGACATGGCCGACGCGCTGAAGGCCGATCCCGTGGCCGCGGCGCGGCTCGCGGGCGAGGTCTCGGGGCGGGAAGCCCAGCCCGGCGACTACTTCGTGGTCCAGTCGCGGCTCAAGAAGTTCGTGGGCTCGGGCCAGCTCGGCTGGCTCTCCAACGCCTACTCCCTGGGCGGCCATCCCTCCTACCGCCTGAGCCCGGAGGAGAACCTGGTCCTTGCCGCCAACTACCTCCAGGCCCTGCGCGTGCAGGCGAACATCGCCAAGTCCATGGCCATCTTCAGCGGCAAGAATCCCCACTCCCAGACCATGCGCGTGGGCGGCGTGACCTGCTACGACAGCCTGCGGCCCGAGAGGCTGGCCGAGTTTCGCGCCCTGCACGAGGAATCTCTGGAGTTCATCAACCACAACTACGTGGGCGACCTGACCATCCTCGGCCGCCGCTATCCGGAGGCGGCCGCCTATGGGCGGACCACGAATTTCCTGGACTTCTCGGACTTTTACGACCCCGAGACGGGCAAGAATCCGTTCTTCCGCGGCGGGATCATGTGGGCCCGGGACTTCAGGCGGGTGGAGGAGTTCGACCCGGGCGAGATCAAGGAGCACGTGACCCGTGGCTGGTACAAGCCGAGCCCGCCCGCCCATCCCTACGACGGGGTCACCGATCCGGACTATACCGGCTATGACCCCGACGGCAGGTATTCCTGGGCCAAGGCCCCGCGCTACAAGGGCGAGCCCATGGAGACCGGCCCCCTGGCGCGCCGCGCAATGGCCTATGCCCGCGGGGACAAGGAGACCGTGAACCGCCTGAATGCCTGGTTCTCGGCCTGCAGGCTCGAGCCCGAAAACCTGTTCTCGACCATGGGGCGGACGGCCGCGCGCATGGTAGAGGCGGTGATCCTGGCCAACAGGATCCCCGGCTGGCTGGACGAGCTCGAGGCCCGCGCCAAGGCGGGGCCGGTGGAGATATTCAAGCCCTGGAAGATGCCGGACTCGGCAAGGGGCGTGGGCTTTTGCGCCGTGACGCGGGGCGGGCTCTCCCACTGGATCCGCATCGAAAAAGGCAGGACCGCCAATTACCAGCTGGTCGTGCCCAGCACCTGGAATCTCGGGCCGCGCTGCGCCGCGGGCAAGCTCTCGCCGGTCGAGGAATCGCTCGTGGGAGTGTCGGTGGCCGATTCCGATCGGCCTGTGGAGCTTCTGCGCACGGTGCACTCCTTCGATCCCTGCATCGCCTGCGCCGTGCACCTCATCGAGGCGGACAAGGCGGACGCGACCCGGATCATCCGGGTCGTGTAG
- a CDS encoding radical SAM protein, with amino-acid sequence MRPICAFPWHYLLLGHNVFGPCCSLLFQPEGLDISQDGIMELYHGAKMRELRARLAGRDIAGTPCEACVRGGGHMPDFPAFEGRGATPAAHEASRRAFEAGEADFAAPPRVYNLMTSLRCNLRCVMCYPSKPDHDRDGIDASALLDALDRLGWENVAEMIIAGGEPFLTRDALAVIAAAAEAPRGPALRVYTNGLLLHAQRELLERLEKIHLMLSLEATGEDYGKIRVGGSWNRLLANLRMVSEMAREKPGWQVTTVSVIMRSSLPHLAGIVNLARELGFTPSFGTCRDNYLDENIFAFPHLLEGSGWKEHLDAAVAACGDDFPAAAAHLAEAGETLARNLAQKTYTMSSAAMGESDEALADWLGAAFDGEPYVVFGTDTSLLGALTMRPEQKHLQAVYDFTEFPGSYCGHALRRAEDIAGYTGNVLVCAPTNLQAKYADVLARSAPQASVRFRPFWWGRTQRRIDALVDELGERPVVGFGTGGAAARILADSRLGELHFAAFADNDKSSWGKEFLGRPVINPADIGRHAGDVVILSKAYQESIRRQLVKEQGPELKIHCIFSDD; translated from the coding sequence ATGCGACCGATCTGCGCCTTTCCCTGGCACTACCTCCTGCTCGGCCACAACGTCTTCGGCCCGTGCTGCTCCCTGCTCTTCCAGCCCGAGGGACTGGACATCTCGCAGGACGGGATCATGGAACTCTACCACGGCGCGAAGATGCGCGAGCTGCGGGCGCGGCTCGCCGGGCGCGACATCGCCGGGACGCCGTGCGAGGCCTGCGTGCGGGGCGGCGGGCACATGCCGGACTTCCCCGCCTTCGAGGGCCGGGGGGCGACGCCCGCGGCGCATGAGGCCTCAAGGCGCGCCTTCGAGGCGGGCGAAGCGGACTTCGCGGCGCCGCCCAGGGTCTACAACCTGATGACCTCGCTGCGCTGCAACCTGCGTTGCGTGATGTGCTACCCGAGCAAGCCGGACCACGACCGCGACGGCATCGACGCCTCGGCCCTGCTGGACGCGCTGGACCGATTGGGCTGGGAGAACGTCGCAGAGATGATCATCGCCGGGGGCGAGCCCTTCCTCACGCGCGACGCCCTGGCCGTCATCGCGGCCGCGGCCGAGGCGCCACGGGGCCCGGCCCTTCGCGTCTACACCAATGGCCTGCTGCTGCACGCGCAGCGCGAACTGCTCGAACGCCTCGAGAAGATACACCTCATGCTGAGCCTTGAGGCCACGGGCGAGGACTACGGGAAGATCCGCGTGGGCGGCAGCTGGAACCGCCTCCTGGCCAACCTGCGGATGGTTTCGGAGATGGCGCGCGAAAAGCCCGGCTGGCAGGTGACCACCGTCTCGGTCATCATGCGCTCGTCCCTGCCCCACCTGGCCGGAATCGTGAACCTGGCGCGCGAGCTGGGCTTCACGCCCTCCTTCGGCACCTGCCGCGACAACTACCTGGACGAGAACATCTTCGCCTTCCCGCACCTTCTCGAGGGCTCGGGCTGGAAGGAGCACCTCGACGCGGCCGTGGCGGCCTGCGGCGACGACTTTCCGGCCGCGGCCGCCCACCTGGCCGAGGCCGGGGAGACGCTGGCCCGGAACCTGGCGCAGAAGACCTACACCATGAGCTCCGCCGCGATGGGCGAGAGCGACGAGGCCCTGGCCGACTGGCTCGGCGCGGCCTTCGACGGCGAGCCCTACGTCGTCTTCGGCACGGACACGAGCCTGCTCGGCGCCCTGACCATGCGGCCGGAGCAAAAGCATCTCCAGGCCGTCTACGACTTCACGGAATTCCCCGGCAGCTACTGCGGCCACGCCCTGCGCAGGGCCGAAGACATCGCCGGATACACCGGCAACGTGCTCGTCTGCGCCCCCACCAACCTCCAGGCGAAGTACGCCGACGTTCTCGCGCGCTCCGCGCCACAGGCCTCGGTCCGCTTCCGGCCCTTCTGGTGGGGCAGGACGCAGCGGCGCATCGACGCGCTCGTGGACGAGCTCGGGGAGCGGCCGGTGGTTGGCTTCGGCACGGGCGGCGCCGCGGCGCGCATTCTGGCGGACAGCCGCCTCGGCGAACTCCATTTCGCGGCCTTCGCGGACAACGACAAGTCGTCCTGGGGCAAGGAGTTCCTGGGCAGGCCGGTGATAAACCCGGCGGACATCGGGCGCCACGCGGGCGACGTGGTCATCCTGAGCAAGGCCTACCAGGAGAGCATCCGCCGACAGCTCGTGAAGGAGCAGGGCCCAGAGCTGAAGATACACTGCATCTTCAGCGACGATTGA
- a CDS encoding cytochrome c3 family protein, producing the protein MKQLLRILVSLAVFALLPALLAAYEVPAEIVIKRPKNLEAQSSWVGSVQFPHGLHAVMNPCRACHHMETDSTLGNFLPCTQCHNQPGVKGSSSFYLAFHNSRTTSCLGCHKEKRLKREAMPPISCTRGCHKLKQGGKS; encoded by the coding sequence ATGAAACAGCTCTTGCGTATTCTCGTGTCGTTGGCCGTCTTCGCCCTGTTGCCTGCCTTGCTGGCGGCCTATGAAGTACCTGCCGAGATCGTCATCAAACGTCCGAAGAATCTCGAGGCGCAGTCCTCCTGGGTGGGGAGCGTGCAGTTTCCGCACGGCCTGCACGCGGTGATGAATCCGTGCCGGGCCTGCCACCATATGGAGACGGACAGCACCCTGGGCAATTTTCTGCCGTGCACCCAGTGCCACAACCAGCCCGGCGTCAAGGGCTCGAGCAGCTTCTACCTGGCCTTCCACAACTCTCGGACCACCAGTTGCCTCGGTTGTCACAAGGAGAAGCGCCTGAAGCGGGAGGCCATGCCGCCCATCTCGTGCACCCGGGGCTGCCACAAGCTGAAGCAGGGAGGCAAGTCATGA
- a CDS encoding hydrogenase small subunit, with protein MSASARIEAKLLERQVGGERMSRRDFIKFCCIVATAIGMEASHGATVARALESKTRPSVIYMHGAECTGCTEALLRSVDPYFDVLIMETISLDYCETIMAAAGKAANEALEKAMQNPAGYFCTIEGAIPMRGGGVWGQVGGETMLSLFARVAGGAKGVIAMGTCASFGGIQAAEPNPSMAVGVGEALAAMGVSPINISGCPPNPMNYVGTVAHLLTKGMPELDELGRPKMFYGSTVHDQCERRKHFDAGEFAPSFDSREAREGWCLHLLGCRGPYTYNNCPTALFNQTNWPVRAGAPCLGCSEPDFWDTMAPFNRDVRMKGEKA; from the coding sequence ATGAGCGCGAGCGCCCGCATCGAGGCGAAGCTGCTGGAGCGTCAGGTCGGCGGAGAGCGCATGTCCCGTCGCGATTTCATCAAATTCTGCTGCATCGTGGCCACGGCCATCGGCATGGAGGCGAGCCACGGCGCCACGGTGGCCAGGGCCCTGGAGAGCAAGACGCGGCCGAGCGTCATCTACATGCACGGGGCCGAGTGCACCGGCTGCACCGAGGCCCTCCTGCGCTCGGTGGATCCCTACTTCGACGTCCTGATCATGGAGACGATCTCCCTGGACTACTGCGAGACCATCATGGCCGCCGCCGGCAAGGCCGCGAACGAGGCCCTGGAGAAGGCCATGCAGAATCCCGCTGGCTATTTCTGCACCATCGAGGGGGCCATCCCCATGCGCGGCGGCGGCGTCTGGGGCCAGGTGGGCGGAGAGACCATGCTCTCGCTGTTCGCGCGCGTGGCGGGGGGGGCCAAGGGCGTCATCGCCATGGGCACCTGCGCCAGCTTCGGCGGAATCCAGGCCGCAGAGCCGAATCCCTCCATGGCGGTGGGCGTGGGGGAGGCCCTTGCGGCAATGGGCGTCTCGCCCATCAACATCTCGGGCTGTCCGCCGAACCCCATGAATTACGTCGGCACGGTGGCGCATCTGCTGACCAAGGGCATGCCGGAGCTGGACGAACTCGGGCGGCCCAAGATGTTCTACGGCTCCACGGTCCACGACCAGTGCGAGCGGCGCAAGCACTTCGACGCGGGCGAGTTCGCCCCGTCCTTCGACTCCAGGGAGGCGCGCGAGGGCTGGTGCCTGCATCTTCTCGGCTGCCGCGGACCCTACACCTACAACAACTGTCCCACGGCCCTCTTCAACCAGACCAACTGGCCCGTGCGCGCCGGGGCGCCCTGCCTCGGCTGCAGCGAGCCGGACTTCTGGGACACCATGGCCCCGTTCAACCGCGACGTCCGCATGAAGGGCGAGAAGGCGTAA